The genomic interval gtactatatttttcaaaaaatcgcaaattttcgacctttttatttttcgataaaactggttactatagcacaattgacatgcgcagaacccattattcgcctctgcgcatgtttattatgctatagtaaccatttatgtcaaaactggttactatagcacaattaacatgcgcagaacccattattcgcctctgcgcatgtttattatgcaatagtaaccatttacgttaaaaaataaaagggtcgaaaataggcaatttttcgaaaatttccctgtactatagtgcaggaattttttccaaaaaatggcaaattttcgacctttttatttttcgataaaactggttactatagcacaattaacatgcgcagaacccattagtctaTATTATCTACACACCTGAAGAGCTAAAACAAGAACACGTTGAGTTGAGTCGTTCTTTCATGACGGGGcagtatagtacagggaaattttcgaaaaatgaccaaatttcgaccttttttatttttttttactatgacTCCATGAGATGATGATAAAgcaaaaatggcaatattattgcataattattgactttttaaaagttgatattttggccatttttgttaaaaaagacCTTTAgacagtttttattttttgacttaACAGGTTACTATGACTCCTTAAAAggatgataaagcaatatatgggcatatatggcaatattattgcataataattgaattttaaaaagtcgatattttggccattttcgaaaaaattgttgtactatatagtacaggaaaattttcgaacaattttgacttttatgttttgacataactggttgcTATGACTacataagatgatgataatgcaaCATATGagcatataaataaataatcatttataGTTTCATGACGTTATATTACTAGTACAGTACAATAACTGATATATATgtgttattattttgatatcttAATATAATTATCTTTCAAAATTTGACCCTGGGTCACTCACAGGaaatgtgaataaatataaCTACCAACACACCATACTTATTCTGATACCAGCTCACACCTCAAAGATGTACATTTTACATTAAATCAGGATTggcaatttaatttgaaaaggcTTATCGAGGATTGCCAATTAAAGTCATATCCTTgcgtttaaaagaaatatatccAGGGATGCCTTTTAAAAACCTATCCAGGGAtgcattttaaaaacatatccAGGGATGCCTTTTAAAAACATATCCAGGGATGCCTTTTAAAAGCATATCCAGGGTTGTATTTTAAAAAGCATATCCAgggtttcattttaaaaagcaaaTCCAGGGTTGCCTTTTAAAAAGGATATCCAGGGTTGCCTTTTAAAAAGGATATCCAGGGATGCCTTTTAAAAGCTTATCCAGTGTTGTATTTCAAAAAGCATATCCAGGGTTGCTTTTTAAAAAGCATATCCAGGGTTGCCTTTTAAAAGCATATCCAGGGttgcattttaaaaagcatATCCAGGGTTGCCTTTTAAAAAGCATATCCAGGGCTGCCTTTTAAAAGCATATCCAGGGTTGCCTTAAAAGGCAATGTCATTATGCAATTTATATCACTACAGTGAGTTAATTGAATTATTCAGTTGTTGTCTGCCATAGTTTGCGTAATGGTTGGTAGGCGCAATCACTGATTGCTGTTGTTGTTagttgtttaatttcattgtGAACTTCCTCTATACTTCTTCCAGCCGCAACAATCTACAAAAAAgtttataaaacaacaaaaagttTCACAATCAAGCACATTGACTTGtttgtattcaccaatcacacttacatataaaaattaaaattctttACTATTTATTGACTTAATTAAATAACttatatttaagggaaatatctcctTTTAAGTGTTATTGGCAAGGTCTGATTTGGCcatgatataaataataatactgaatATAACCAAAGCAAtctaacaggatgctgagcttcggggatcaaagggtttatctgtggctgtgacaggatgctgagctccggagatcaaagggtttatctgtggctgtgacatGATCAGTTCCACCCACCACGCAACGCAGAATATGTAGTTGGcatttgttgcagccagacataagatcaaaagaCTGGTACAAGTttctatcttggcaaggcgagctcagtgtcctgttgttagattgccttgatataacctgataaaaaaaaaaaacatactttccAGTCTTTATCTTTTAGCAGTTCATAATTTTTGGAAACCTTTGATTGGAATTCAGTTTTTTCATAACGTTCTCCTCCAAAATCTGCTCTGGTGGAAGCATCTTCTGTGGATATATCCAAAAACAACACCAAGTCTGGACGAGGGAGGCCAGAATCGGATGCTTTGCACCAGTCAATTGTAAATCCCTTTAACAGAATGTTAATCGTTAAAATCATAGTACCTGAATTatcattaaaatcattttatttaatttgtttaaaatcgtagatgttaattttaaaatgttaatgtattaATCACTTACTGGTTTGGCAGCTGTGAATGCTACGCCTGAGTAAGCATAACGATCTATTATTACGGTTGTTCCACTTTTCACAAGTTCAGTGATCTTCGGCctgaaagttaaaaattattattgctAAGTACTTAAATAATTAAGTCTTTATAAGTTCAATGACCTCATATtgatcataggcctacataaattgATTCATCATCTTGATGACTTGCTTTActtatatacttttaactttgtTCTGTCAGTTTAAACATTCTCAGCTCTTCTAATTTTGTCGTTTCTTGATTTCTCAATTTTCCTATTATTGGCACTACTGCATTTATATAGGGTTACATTCATTTTTCACAACtgattatgcacttgtcaattgtatgacccactatacgaccctcgggagaggtgcgtcatttgtccgatgtgcgtcatacttttgaataccatgacgcacccgtgcgtcaaaaaggtgacttacctttaggtgaccatgacgcacccattttgacgcactgtgaccatgttgtttatgatatggtgggtggtaaagtgacggacattgacacaccttgttcattgatgtgacgtaccatctaggttttttgacgcacccctgcgtcagtaattatttgtaaatgacgcacccatgacgcacctctcccgggggtcgtatagtgagtcatacaattgacaagtgcattagtGTTGCGGCAGGTGACCTGAACTTAACCCCAGATAATCTCAGTAGGTGTGAAAGTACAGTAGTGTCCTACTGTACTATtagcaaatttattttaaattgacaTTGTGAGGTGGCTCAATAACTTACACTGCTTCCCATCTGTTgactgaaaataataaatgaacagCGTGATCTTCTAGTTCAAATTTCTGTGATAAATATCCATCTATTAATTTACCTGTTTCTGTAGTTCTATCTGGGAATATTAACAAtcatataaaaagaaaaattttaaaaaatcgccagaaaatagtacagtatcacattaaaaacaatataaatataaaacatctATACCGATATTTAGGCCTAACCACTTTTTAAAGTTATACCCAAGAATGGATTATGAATGTTGGTGGTATACCTCACCTCCCAGCCAGGCCCAGCCATAAGTAAGGCCCTACCCCCTCTTTTTTTGCTTTAGCCTTTTGGACCAACAGACAGACAGGGGATTTAAAACTGCGATACAATTAAAGTAGCCTAAGTAACAAATATATTAGACCATCCAGATGATAGCTAAACCAATTTAACGACTACAGTACGATATTCAGATACCGTGAATTGAATAGTTACTAGCTAGGCCCAGCGAGGCCCGACTACATCAGAATATTGTAGACCAAATGCTACACAGTGCAGCGTTTGATGCAATTTATGCTGCATACCTTCCTGTTGGTGCAGGCCTAGCTAGCTTCACACTACTTGCTTACCTGGGAATCTCATTAGATGTATTTTTTCGCCTTGGTTGTGTAATGTTTGAACAAGTTTCTTACATTGTGTTGATTTTCCCGACCGATCGACTCCTTCTAGTATAATTAAAGCTCCTCtttttaatgacatttttattgcaatGAAGGAGTCAAAAAACGCgcgaagaaaaacaaaaacagggACAAGgaatcaaccaatcagaatcGTTCTAGGTGACACACCTCTGATCAGTTAAAATTTAGAAATTATTCGGGTAATAAGATTCTTGATAATTTGTTTAACTTCATTTTTGGATGATTATTTATTTTGCTATTTgttgtgattttaaaataaatgttgacatTTTTTCTAAACTTGGATTGATTGAAGAAATATAACTTATGGaaaatataaatcactaaaAGCAGCAGAATGGGTCAAATAAATTTAGCCGTAACCAAAAtgtacattttcaaaaaaaactcAAAAGCAAAATATCACATCACacacatttattataaatatttataaaacgtTATGtacaaacttttaaaaagattttaaataaaactatatttttaaagaaattctgCATAGCTCGTCCATTGGGAAGCACCACAATAACAAATCAcaatatctaaagctctgtccacactattaaaaagagtgtgatgtgcccaaatatggtagtgatatgacatcatcgtgaccatatatgggtacatcaatttattttttgtctAGTAGTagtctagacagagcttaaaattaTGACAATCATAAAACTAATATCAATGATGAATTTCAACAAACATCATtgtcaaaaaaatatatacagttttatttatttaaaatgttcagTACATTGTGTACGGTTTTGttaaaacttttaatttataaaaccaTAAATGTTCTCTCTTTCTTGTTTGTTACAAGATTCAAAACCAAAAATGATTATGTGTttgctttttattgaaacaaCAATTTCCATAAAAGGAAGTAGTAGAAAAATTGGAAGTTTGCCCAGAATGGAATTTTTACCACTCATCATATCAAGAACAACAATAGTAATGGCAAAACAATATAATGTATTGTAGTTAACTAATTATGTGAACTTTTTTATGCACTCGTAGAACACACAACAGAGTGtatgaaaaatatatacaaaaatctATGATCAGTGGTAATGAAGactaattttaattaaacagtTATTATTCAATATCAATTATTTGATTCCCCTCCAAGTAGATATCACCAATATGCTCAATTTCTaccaaatttattaaataattagttgGAATGTTGGGTAGAGATGCAGTTAGGAAATTGGAAGATAACCTAATTGACTTCACATCAAAACAATTAACAGGATATTAAATACAGATTTTGGAATACAATCAAGAATTATGGATCCcctaaaaaccaaaaaaaagcAGCACcctgttaagctctgtccacactatcaaacattatgtgacaaaaaaatgtgatgtggccatatatggacatgatgatgtcatatcactaccatatttgtgcacatcacaccttttttatcaaactagtttgatagtgtagacagagctttactgtatCTGTGATTGTACATTTGATGGTACAGGTCTGAAAGCAAATCAAAAGCCAAGATTATTTTAACCTTGatatattttgcatttattaTCCACTTCCAGATTGACAGCATTGTGTGTTATTTCACATGGTAGGTCTTTTCCAAGatacttttgttttatgttCTCGCTGCTTtaggtctaaagctctgtctacactatcaaactttatgtgacaaaaaagtgtgatgtactcaaatggtagtgatatgcttaaatatggtagtgatatgcttaaatatggtagtgatatgacattatcatgttcatataattttttgtcacataaagtttgatagtggttTAACAGGGATAGTGGTACTGCAATGCAGTAGTATACAGTGTTGTTTTTGTTACTGTTAGTTAAATGTGTTTTAGCTGAAAagattattttcttttttttgtgatCCGCAAGACGCCCCAGTAATATatgtcaacaacaacaacatcacTAGAGGGATTGTATCAAACATTGTATCTTCTATGTTGACATAAATTAGAAATCTGaaattatctttaaaaataaaaaatatgaaacgTGTGGAAAATTAAGAAGGCCAGCTGCATAAATGTGACCAACCCATGTGTGACTATACTCAAATGAGGTTCTGTACAGTAtaggaagatgatgatgatgtcatcaaatcAACTTTATCTAAATGTAGTTTTGCTTTCTATAAATCGCACcataattttaaaactttatttttacattttaaatgttgcCACTATCTTGTAGGTTTTATTTCCAGATAGATTTGCGTGCGGATTGTGACTGTCTTGTTGGTTGTGGTAGGCTCCCTCGTTTATTTTTAGTCCGTGTTTTTGCCTCCGACGTCTTACTTGTAgacttatttttaatttgtgtttctTTTTGTACCATTGAACTAAActcctaaataaaaatataaaaattggtTAGTTCCGATTCTTCTATTAAATATCAACACaacaatctaaagctctgtttaaactatcaaaccttatgtgacaaaaaaatgtgatgtgcccatacatgataatgtcatatcactaccatatttgggaatatcactaccatatttgggcacatcatactttttttgtcaaactagtttgatagtgtaaacagagctttactggTATATTGTCCTACTATGCAATGACATGGCACTTTGTGGTCCGTCGTGTGGCAGTAGAAACGTAATTTATACCCTCTAACATCGACAAGGATTCatggctcactcactccatggttctggtgataCGAGTCGAGTCTTCTTAGATAAGgattataaaccgtaggtcAAGGATGGACAAAATATTCATGTACGGTACACTTTAGTAcgtctttcgagacgagtagacGGTTACCTGGTTGTAATACTAGTTCACACACTAGTGCACTGACATGACAATTGGGGGAGAAGCATGTTCAAAAGTTTAACATCTGTACACAGTGACACACACAATTATTTATcattggaatggcgctatacaAATAGACATTTGTATCCTCTTTTTGTTTCCTTTCtgtattagttttttttttctataaactTTAATTTTGTATTCTTTATTGCATTTATGCAttgtactgtaaaatgtttaaacttCTAATTTCATGTCCTAAAATATTTACTTTGAATCAAACGGATTGCAACAAGATAAATAAAACTAGAaatcaatcttctatcgactaaagccgaagtatagtcgttatctcgggaccgttctatggccaccaccaggtaggcttacttctttaaggcttctatgaatggatgtactggttgggagcaagaatgctagtagaccaaacccagtaccaatttgattacgatcaatcgggaaattacctcacaacTTGACAATGAATGACATACATATCTTGAAAGGTTACAAATATAAGCCAcggtttcatttcattttctattAAAGCAACCTTTTATATAGCAGGGGTTTCCTATCAACAAGTAGACTAGCAATGAATCACTTCACTCAGGCTTAGGCTCACATTTATAATCACTCTTAAAACGATTTTCATGATTTTAATAGCTATCAAGTAGGTAATGTAAAGTTCAATTTTTCTCgctaaaacagaaaaaaaaaaagacaacaaCTGTCCGTTCCATAAAGCCTAGTTTGCTAGTCTGACAACCAACAGAAAAActgcaataaaaaaatatatttttcggGACCGGTAAATGATTTTACAGATagtaaataagaaaataataagaATTAACTATTACTTGTGAAGCCATTAAAGGGTTATCTTTGGCAACGGCCGTACTTGTTTTCATCATGTGATTTGTTCTTGAATCACTTGATTGGTTCTGTTGTTTCTGTACACTTGCAACCCTTAGAATATATCAAGATCgtatttgttaaattattagATAAGAGAgataaatacatataataatatgatattacaaccatcataatcattttttattttatttattacatataaGCCATAGCAAAtacattgtacatttttttttagcatAACATTGTGATCTAGCATTTTGGTGAACTTCCATGTTTCATCACCAAACATTAATCGAATGAGAAAATACTCACATAGGTCATAGTATGCAAGGCAACCTAGCTCAGTGTAGTCAAATTGGCCTAAAATTTTAGCTTAACATTATGGAAagacatgtttttttaaacaagattAGCTAGACTAGGCTTTGCTAGGAAACTTGATCAAACTTTCTTTTGCAAACTGcaagtgttaagctctgtctacactatcaaactagtttgacataaaaagtgtaatgtgcccaaatatggtagtgatatgcttaaatattgtaataatatgacatcatcatgtccatatatcggcacatcacttttttttgtcacataaactttagAAACAGTTTGCTAGTAGGcttaatttttaatgtaaataagaaACCAAATAGTTTTTGTTTGTGTCTTATCAGTATTTTCCCCGACTCTAGTAAAACAAAGTAACTAAAAAGGGgttatttgataaaaaatttGGACACAGACATGGCCACTAGATAGACCTTGATATATAACATTgagaagaaaacaaatttgaccCCAAACTACGAGAGGACAGGAAAACCAACGGATTATTAAATTTGAGCAGACGTCTACTTTTATACAGTGACCATGGGCTGTAATAGGTCGACTTTCCTGCATTCTTGTAAGAAAATTGTTGAAGGATTTAGAATGAGATTTGAAATAAGTGTTGCAAAAATATTAGTATATATGACCCGAGTATATTTCATGCTTGGTTATAACTCAACCAATAATTTAGGCTAAATATGAACACTTCGGTAAAttccattttaaaatagaaatactagaggagctgtagcttggtggttaacatgctttccttccaatcccaaggttcaaacctgacctagtgccagggttgtaactcacaactctttcaactccactccctatgcctcaaatgagacttagtttataagcacgataaactataaaaatagtttatccatcctgtaattggcaagtttcTTAACTTTTACACagacaaccccccccccccctccgaGACTATACCCAATCATATTCAGTAATATTTTTAATCACAACAACCTCAAAAAAATGTGagattttgtaaaaaaatgacCTAAAAAATGAATCTGTGCGAGAACTAACCTAGATTGCATCATCTTGAGGTATGCCATCATCTGTTCGGGTGTCGCTGGCTTCTGTTGCTTAGCAACCGCATCATCATCATTAGTTATGTGTGACCTTTGAATCAGTTTAGAAATGTCACTTAACTGATCAAGAGTAAGGACCTCTGCCGCTGATGGGTTGCCAGTATCTGCAATCACAGAATTCAAaacttattaatttataaataccaCTTGAGGGAGTATGttaagtaaattaattataaaaatacagaGCATAAaaggaataatataataataataatataaaaaaagaattgtttaaATTGTGTTCCAAtgttttcttaagctctgtctacactattaaactctatgtgacaaaaaaatgtaatatatatatatatatggacatgataacaAAAATCTGACACTACCATATTCaggcacattttttttgtcacataaggtttgatagtgtagacagagcttaacaatcaTCCCGGGGATACTATAataggtttgatagtgtagacagagcttaacaatcaTCCCTGGGATACTATAataggtttgatagtgt from Antedon mediterranea chromosome 5, ecAntMedi1.1, whole genome shotgun sequence carries:
- the LOC140048685 gene encoding thymidylate kinase-like isoform X1 — its product is MSLKRGALIILEGVDRSGKSTQCKKLVQTLHNQGEKIHLMRFPDRTTETGKLIDGYLSQKFELEDHAVHLLFSVNRWEAVPKITELVKSGTTVIIDRYAYSGVAFTAAKPGFTIDWCKASDSGLPRPDLVLFLDISTEDASTRADFGGERYEKTEFQSKVSKNYELLKDKDWKIVAAGRSIEEVHNEIKQLTTTAISDCAYQPLRKLWQTTTE
- the LOC140048685 gene encoding thymidylate kinase-like isoform X2, producing the protein MSLKRGALIILEGVDRSGKSTQCKKLVQTLHNQGEKIHLMRFPDRTTETGKLIDGYLSQKFELEDHAVHLLFSVNRWEAVPKITELVKSGTTVIIDRYAYSGVAFTAAKPVISRQSNNRTLSSPCQDRNLYQSFDLMSGCNKCQLHILRCVVGGTDHVTATDKPFDLRSSASCHSHR